One Cryobacterium roopkundense genomic region harbors:
- a CDS encoding AfsR/SARP family transcriptional regulator → MHTIVPRWNLTLLGYWQLNHEGQAMDVGARQQRVITSLALLGVRPRHFIATLLWPDGSEIQAAGNLRASLFRISHELPSLLCTTEPLRLGDDVAVDVHRLRRLIGTIMDSRDTVVPRTTMEHLRTAELLPGWYEDWVVCEQELLQHERVDALEVVAKRYLAHGDSGHALGAARAAAAIEPLRESVQLLLVRAHLAADNQASAVRVYQDFCATLRRELGVAPSPRFAALLSHELPVAGRATSTAGRRASLRAR, encoded by the coding sequence ATGCACACGATTGTTCCCCGATGGAATCTGACCTTGCTGGGGTATTGGCAGCTGAACCACGAGGGCCAAGCCATGGACGTGGGCGCGCGGCAGCAACGCGTGATCACGTCCCTGGCACTGCTGGGAGTGAGGCCCCGGCACTTCATCGCCACCCTGCTGTGGCCGGACGGGTCCGAGATACAAGCGGCAGGCAATCTGCGTGCCAGTCTCTTTCGCATTTCCCATGAGCTCCCGTCCCTCCTCTGCACAACGGAGCCGCTTCGTCTGGGGGATGATGTCGCTGTAGACGTGCACCGGCTGCGCCGACTGATCGGAACCATCATGGATTCGCGGGACACTGTGGTGCCCCGCACGACCATGGAACACCTGCGTACTGCCGAGCTCTTGCCCGGCTGGTACGAGGACTGGGTTGTCTGCGAGCAGGAGTTACTCCAGCACGAGAGAGTCGACGCCCTCGAGGTTGTGGCCAAGCGCTATCTCGCGCACGGCGATAGTGGACACGCGCTCGGTGCTGCCCGTGCTGCAGCGGCTATCGAGCCACTGCGGGAAAGCGTGCAGCTCCTGTTGGTGCGCGCGCACCTCGCCGCCGACAACCAGGCTTCGGCCGTTCGGGTCTATCAAGACTTCTGCGCCACCCTTCGTCGCGAACTCGGCGTAGCGCCCTCGCCGCGCTTTGCTGCCCTGCTCAGTCACGAGCTCCCGGTCGCCGGGCGCGCCACCTCCACGGCGGGTCGGCGTGCGTCCCTTCGGGCCCGGTAG
- a CDS encoding flotillin family protein encodes MFDVFSSPLPGIIGMIVVILVVALIYARTIYKNAGPDEALIITGKKSRKTIVDGATLEESGQRVVHGQGVFITPFFQKAFKISLRSRAIEITAVAQDRNGITLSVEAVAIVKVGDSPKSIRAAAQRFLGQDKNIDGFAQEVLSGSLRSSIGATDVMTVIQKRDELGSAVLATARESLANQGLDVDSFEIKGITDENDYIRDIGRAEQAKVRRQAEVAEHFANRESQEALITAEQAIAEAQNTLALRRAALQLDTDKAAAEAAASKPLAEAKAQQAIVQEQELTAQRRASLRKAELESEVNAIADADAYRIRVTARAAAEASVAKATADRDSRVANAEATRAEGQAEADAILARGTAEATATRLSAEAVAQQSEALIQLRLVEMLPKIAHELAAPMGNIDQLTVISTDGASQLSKNVASGFSEVDAVLNSTMGVGIKDLLSGLVGGSAIGAALAKTTRTESVTEDDRIEPAYAETNGPSAEDIDLDVLAANVGADAADAARHAADGFLGGLQK; translated from the coding sequence ATGTTCGACGTGTTCAGCAGCCCACTTCCCGGAATCATCGGGATGATTGTCGTGATTCTGGTCGTGGCACTTATCTACGCCCGCACCATTTACAAGAACGCCGGCCCGGATGAAGCCCTGATCATCACGGGCAAGAAGTCACGCAAGACCATCGTTGACGGTGCCACTCTGGAAGAGTCGGGCCAGCGGGTCGTACACGGGCAGGGCGTCTTCATCACGCCGTTCTTCCAGAAGGCGTTCAAGATCAGCCTCCGCAGCCGTGCGATCGAGATCACTGCCGTCGCCCAGGACCGAAACGGAATCACCCTGTCCGTCGAAGCTGTTGCCATTGTCAAGGTCGGAGACTCGCCGAAGTCCATCCGCGCCGCGGCCCAGCGGTTCCTCGGACAGGACAAAAACATCGATGGCTTCGCGCAGGAGGTGCTGAGCGGCTCGTTGCGATCGTCGATCGGGGCCACCGACGTGATGACCGTCATCCAAAAGCGGGACGAGCTGGGCTCTGCGGTGCTCGCGACCGCCAGGGAATCCCTCGCCAACCAGGGTCTCGACGTGGACTCCTTTGAAATCAAGGGCATCACCGACGAGAACGACTATATCCGCGACATCGGTCGTGCCGAGCAGGCGAAGGTGCGCCGCCAGGCAGAGGTCGCCGAGCACTTCGCCAACCGCGAGTCGCAGGAAGCGCTGATCACCGCGGAACAGGCCATCGCTGAGGCGCAGAACACTCTCGCCCTACGCCGGGCCGCTCTCCAGCTGGACACCGACAAGGCCGCCGCCGAAGCAGCAGCGTCGAAACCTCTCGCCGAGGCCAAGGCCCAACAGGCCATCGTGCAGGAGCAGGAACTCACCGCTCAGCGCCGAGCAAGCCTGCGAAAGGCCGAACTGGAGTCGGAAGTGAATGCCATCGCCGACGCGGACGCCTACCGAATCCGCGTCACCGCGCGCGCCGCAGCCGAGGCATCCGTTGCGAAGGCGACAGCCGACCGCGACAGCCGTGTCGCGAACGCGGAAGCTACCAGGGCGGAGGGCCAGGCAGAAGCCGACGCCATTCTCGCTCGCGGTACGGCAGAGGCGACAGCGACCCGCCTCTCGGCCGAGGCCGTGGCGCAACAGTCCGAAGCGCTCATCCAGCTGCGACTCGTGGAGATGCTGCCGAAGATTGCGCACGAACTGGCGGCGCCCATGGGCAATATCGATCAGCTCACGGTGATTTCCACCGATGGGGCCAGCCAGCTGAGCAAGAACGTGGCGTCAGGCTTCTCGGAGGTTGATGCGGTCCTCAACTCCACCATGGGGGTCGGGATCAAGGACCTGTTGAGTGGGCTCGTCGGCGGCAGCGCGATCGGGGCTGCACTGGCCAAGACGACTCGAACGGAGTCTGTGACCGAGGACGACCGCATCGAACCGGCCTATGCCGAAACGAACGGTCCGTCGGCCGAGGACATCGACCTTGATGTTCTCGCTGCCAACGTCGGCGCAGACGCGGCAGATGCCGCTCGCCATGCGGCCGACGGCTTCCTGGGGGGCCTGCAGAAATAG
- a CDS encoding carboxylate-amine ligase, translated as MRTFGLEEEFMFLDRVQLRPLNVGSQVLARLRGTPRPSHFVHREFLASQIERSSPVFTHLAQAEADLLTFRSRLAAAATEYQAVAAGVGTPFQAEGWPEITETARYHRVGEEFRGLVPDHLINGLHVHVGIPNREAGVQTLNRIRVWLPTLLALSVNSPFWQGRDTGFSSWRSLHARRWPTAGCPPPTTAAADYDSRTRRLVGVGGTYDLHTIWWSARLAERYPTVEVRVCDAQLDAAGTLLLTALIRALVSTALADAERGTPPIHVDQELLDASLWHAARDGVRDGLLNPVTGALEPAANVVAALLHTVDHALDQAGDGDRVRVLLERLRRLGSGAQRQRAALHEGGRAGLVALFERSATAHC; from the coding sequence ATGCGTACCTTTGGCCTGGAGGAGGAATTCATGTTCCTCGACCGGGTGCAACTGCGCCCGCTGAACGTCGGCTCGCAGGTGCTCGCCCGTCTGCGCGGCACCCCACGGCCGTCCCATTTTGTGCACCGCGAGTTCCTCGCGTCCCAGATTGAACGCTCCAGCCCTGTATTCACGCACCTGGCGCAGGCAGAGGCTGACCTGTTGACCTTTCGGTCGCGTCTTGCCGCCGCCGCCACCGAGTACCAGGCCGTGGCCGCCGGCGTCGGTACGCCCTTTCAGGCCGAGGGCTGGCCCGAGATCACCGAGACGGCGCGCTACCACCGGGTAGGGGAAGAGTTCCGCGGGCTTGTTCCCGATCACCTCATCAATGGTCTCCATGTGCACGTCGGCATTCCGAACCGGGAGGCCGGCGTGCAGACGCTCAACCGGATCCGGGTCTGGCTGCCCACACTGCTGGCCCTCTCCGTGAATTCGCCATTCTGGCAGGGCAGGGATACTGGATTTTCCAGCTGGCGGAGTCTGCATGCCCGGCGGTGGCCGACGGCGGGCTGCCCGCCGCCGACCACCGCCGCCGCCGATTACGACAGTCGAACACGCCGCCTGGTCGGCGTCGGCGGAACGTATGACCTGCACACGATCTGGTGGAGCGCGCGACTGGCCGAACGCTACCCAACGGTGGAAGTGCGTGTGTGCGATGCACAGTTGGATGCGGCCGGCACCCTGCTTCTGACCGCTCTTATTCGCGCTCTGGTCTCAACCGCGCTCGCGGACGCCGAGCGCGGCACGCCGCCGATCCACGTCGATCAGGAGTTGTTGGATGCGTCTCTCTGGCACGCGGCCAGAGACGGCGTGCGCGACGGACTGCTGAATCCCGTCACCGGCGCCCTCGAACCCGCGGCGAACGTCGTGGCTGCGCTGCTGCACACGGTCGATCATGCTCTGGACCAGGCGGGCGACGGCGACAGGGTGCGAGTGCTTCTGGAGCGGCTTCGGCGACTCGGGAGTGGCGCCCAGCGCCAGCGAGCCGCCTTGCACGAGGGCGGCCGCGCGGGGCTGGTCGCTCTCTTCGAACGCTCAGCCACCGCACATTGCTAG